One Solea solea chromosome 5, fSolSol10.1, whole genome shotgun sequence genomic window carries:
- the LOC131459092 gene encoding BTB/POZ domain-containing protein KCTD12-like has product MAQTFPEIVELNVGGQVYVTRLETLTAVPNSLLWTKFSRGSPGELAKDSQGRFFIDRDGFLFRYILDYLRDSELFLPEFFKEKRRLRKEADFYQLPGLLRCLAAADDGSAAEEEDSAESEAVELSSPVTSASSSDRTPRSPGADSGYITVGYRGSYTIGRDIQADAKFRRVARITVCSKISLAKEVFGESLNESRDPDRPPDKYTSRYYLKYNFLEQAFDRLAETGFHMVACNSTGTCSYGSSDPGEDKLWTSYTEYVFFR; this is encoded by the coding sequence ATGGCACAAACTTTCCCGGAGATAGTGGAGCTGAACGTGGGCGGACAGGTGTACGTGACCAGGCTGGAAACTCTCACCGCGGTCCCCAACTCTCTGTTGTGGACCAAGTTCAGCCGCGGCTCCCCGGGAGAGCTGGCCAAAGACAGCCAGGGCCGCTTCTTCATCGACCGGGACGGCTTTCTCTTCCGCTACATCCTGGATTATTTGCGGGACTCGGAGCTCTTTCTGCCCGAGTTTTtcaaggagaagaggaggctgCGGAAAGAAGCGGACTTCTACCAGCTGCCGGGGCTGTTGCGGTGCCTGGCCGCCGCCGATGACGGCTCAGCcgcggaggaggaggacagcgCGGAGTCGGAGGCTGTGGAGCTCAGCAGCCCGGTcacctccgcctcctcctccgacAGGACCCCGCGCTCCCCCGGCGCCGACTCGGGCTACATCACCGTCGGGTACAGAGGCAGCTACACCATCGGCAGGGACATCCAGGCGGACGCTAAATTCCGCAGGGTCGCCAGAATAACCGTGTGCAGTAAGATTTCTCTGGCTAAAGAGGTGTTCGGGGAGTCCCTGAACGAGAGCCGGGACCCGGACCGGCCTCCGGACAAGTACACATCCAGGTACTACCTCAAGTACAACTTTCTGGAGCAGGCGTTTGACCGACTGGCCGAAACTGGCTTCCACATGGTGGCATGCAACTCCACCGGGACCTGCTCGTACGGCAGCAGTGACCCGGGGGAAGACAAACTGTGGACCAGCTACACCGAGTATGTTTTCTTCCGATGA